One stretch of Phocoena phocoena chromosome 10, mPhoPho1.1, whole genome shotgun sequence DNA includes these proteins:
- the LOC136129008 gene encoding C-C chemokine receptor type 1: METSTTPKNYDMTTEYNYGDTTPCQKVQERAFGAQLLPPLYSVVFVFGLVGNILVVLVLMQYKRLKSMTSIYLLNLAMSDLIFLFTLPFWIDYKLKDDWVFGDNMCKLLSGLYFMGLYSEIFFIILLTIDRYLAIVHAVFALRARTVTFGIITSIVIWVLAILASVPGLYFSKTQWEATHYTCSLHFPPESLRTWKQFQALKLNVVGLVLPLLVMVVCYTGIIKILLRRPNEKKSKAVRLIFVIMIIFFLFWTPYNLTVFVSAFQDSLFTHECEQSRQLDLAIQVTEVIAYTHCCINPVIYVFVSERFRKYLRQLSRQLVAVCLAKRLPFLSMKRLERVSSMSPSTGEHELSAGF; the protein is encoded by the coding sequence ATGGAAACTTCCACCACCCCAAAGAACTATGACATGACCACAGAATACAACTATGGAGACACAACCCCGTGCCAGAAGGTACAGGAGAGAGCCTTTGGGGCCCAGCTGCTGCCCCCCTTGTACTCAGTGGTATTTGTCTTTGGCCTGGTAGGCAACATCCTAGTGGTCCTGGTCCTCATGCAATACAAGAGGCTCAAAAGCATGACGAGCATCTACCTCCTCAACCTGGCCATGTCTGACCTGATCTTCCTCTTCACGCTGCCCTTCTGGATTGACTACAAGCTGAAGGATGACTGGGTTTTTGGTGACAACATGTGTAAGTTGCTCTCTGGGCTTTATTTCATGGGCTTGTACAGCGAGATCTTCTTCATCATCCTGCTGACCATCGACAGGTACCTGGCCATTGTCCATGCTGTGTTTGCCCTGCGGGCTCGGACCGTCACCTTTGGTATCATCACCAGCATTGTCATCTGGGTCCTGGCCATCTTGGCTTCTGTCCCGGGCTTGTACTTTTCCAAGACCCAGTGGGAGGCCACTCACTACACCTGCAGTCTTCATTTTCCTCCTGAAAGCCTAAGAACGTGGAAGCAGTTCCAGGCTCTGAAACTGAACGTCGTGGGGCTGGTGTTGCCTCTGTTGGTCATGGTCGTCTGCTACACAGGGATTATAAAGATTCTGCTCAGACGACCAAATGAGAAGAAGTCCAAAGCTGTGCGTCTGATTTTTGTCATCATGatcatcttctttctcttttggacCCCGTACAATCTgactgtgtttgtttctgctttccaAGACTCCCTGTTCACCCATGAGTGTGAGCAGAGCAGACAGCTGGACCTGGCCATACAAGTGACGGAGGTGATCGCCTACACCCACTGTTGCATCAACCCCGTGATCTACGTCTTTGTCAGTGAGAGGTTCCGCAAGTATCTACGGCAGTTGTCCCGTCAGCTGGTCGCCGTTTGCCTGGCTAAACGGCTCCCCTTCCTCTCCATGAAGAGGCTAGAGAGGGTCAGCTCCATGTCCCCCTCCACCGGGGAGCATGAACTCTCTGCTGGGTTCTGA